Proteins encoded together in one candidate division WOR-3 bacterium window:
- the raiA gene encoding ribosome-associated translation inhibitor RaiA, translating into MKLNLTGRHFEITPNLRRHVDSKVSKFDKFNDLVLAGEIVLFKDHVNDIAEGRLHLRTAVIAAKGEGPDMYAAVTDLVDKLMVQLRRHEGKLHDRRRTRGGRIE; encoded by the coding sequence GTGAAACTGAACCTAACCGGCCGTCACTTTGAAATCACGCCGAATCTTAGACGGCACGTAGACTCGAAGGTATCCAAGTTTGACAAGTTCAATGACCTCGTTCTTGCTGGTGAGATTGTCCTATTCAAAGACCACGTCAATGACATCGCCGAGGGCAGGCTCCACCTACGCACTGCAGTAATTGCTGCCAAGGGGGAGGGACCCGATATGTACGCCGCGGTCACTGACCTTGTGGACAAGCTGATGGTTCAGCTCCGGCGTCACGAGGGTAAGCTTCACGACCGACGACGAACCAGGGGTGGTCGGATCGAATAG
- the hprK gene encoding HPr(Ser) kinase/phosphatase, with amino-acid sequence MGEGKQITVATLFAERKEEWHLELVGGAAGLEQRLVSTSDINRPGMALSGYTGVFLRERIQIVGSTELSYLATLTPDSASAAVARVFGLGPPCFIVAKGLMLPRVWTELADRHTIPVLRTPMDTTPFIHRLTAYLDYRLAPEEHIHGDLVDVFGVGLLITGESGIGKSECALDLVHRGHRLVADDLVKVLRRGTGILMGYSAAKTPLLAHHIEIRGVGIVDVYGLYGIRALRVQKRIEVEVRLVHFQQGMDYERIGIEEQLSEILGVRIPLVTLPVIPGKNLALVCEVIAKNHILKVFGYHPAKVFNDELKRVMGKEPKVDPHITDDQE; translated from the coding sequence ATGGGCGAAGGCAAGCAGATAACTGTCGCCACCTTGTTCGCCGAACGCAAGGAAGAGTGGCACTTGGAACTTGTGGGCGGGGCCGCGGGCTTGGAGCAACGGTTGGTATCCACGTCTGATATCAACCGGCCAGGCATGGCACTGTCCGGGTACACGGGCGTATTCCTGCGTGAACGCATTCAGATTGTCGGCTCTACCGAGCTGTCCTACTTGGCGACGCTGACACCGGATTCGGCCAGTGCGGCTGTAGCCAGGGTGTTTGGACTCGGACCTCCCTGTTTTATCGTAGCCAAGGGATTGATGCTACCCAGAGTCTGGACCGAATTAGCTGACCGCCACACCATACCCGTCCTACGCACCCCTATGGACACGACCCCGTTCATCCATCGCCTGACCGCCTATCTCGACTATCGGTTGGCTCCAGAAGAACACATACACGGCGACTTGGTGGACGTGTTCGGAGTAGGTCTGCTGATAACCGGCGAGTCCGGAATCGGCAAGAGCGAATGTGCTCTCGACCTGGTCCATCGCGGCCATCGGCTGGTTGCAGACGACCTCGTCAAGGTGTTGCGCCGGGGTACCGGCATCCTGATGGGCTATTCCGCGGCAAAGACGCCGCTGCTTGCCCACCACATCGAGATTCGGGGCGTGGGTATCGTGGACGTGTACGGTCTCTACGGCATCCGTGCTCTTAGAGTGCAGAAGCGGATTGAAGTCGAAGTGCGTCTGGTGCACTTTCAACAGGGCATGGACTACGAACGCATTGGTATTGAGGAGCAGTTGTCCGAGATACTCGGCGTCCGGATCCCCCTCGTTACCCTACCTGTCATACCCGGCAAGAATTTGGCCCTTGTGTGCGAAGTAATTGCCAAGAACCACATACTCAAGGTCTTCGGCTACCATCCGGCCAAGGTGTTCAATGACGAGCTGAAGCGAGTCATGGGCAAGGAACCGAAGGTTGATCCGCATATCACCGATGACCAGGAGTAG
- the purL gene encoding phosphoribosylformylglycinamidine synthase subunit PurL, producing the protein MFWRLEVTRRGRDPQSGALSQDLSSVGLRNLPKLRLVRLYFLAGDLSQEQVEELASQVFSDPVSDTYRVTTNEVAVCDLEILYNHGVMDPSVAGIQRAIADCVNRTGQQGCRESKPPSGVQVRTGRGYYFGRKLSAAEFSLAQRVLFNPLIEHACQPGEQVFAEPAEFRFTQRVVELRGKSAEELNRISREGLLALSLEEMLELQRYYEGQDRDPTEVELETFAQTWSEHCQHKTFRGEIDFNGHELRNLLKSTIFRVTEELAPDWCLSTFNDNSGVIAFDDKYGVTFKVETHNHPSALEPYGGAATGVGGVIRDCLGTGCGAKPILLTDVFCFAPVTTPVESVPQGVIHPRQIMRGVVAGVRDYGNRMGIPTASGAVYFHEGFIGNPLVFCGAVGLIPRRLVRKRVCKGQAIVLVGGRTGRDGVHGVTFASLELGQDSQEFSSGAVQIGNPIEEKKVADLILAARDEGLVEAITDCGGGGLSSAIGELTASLGCEVELDRVPLKYAGLSPAEIWISEAQERMVILTSQRKVNRLLELARALDVEATVMGHVTKTGRLVLNFRGSRVADIDMKFLHSGWRGTKRVARWSKPETADPFVRTDQDLTDVLVRLLQAPNITSKEWVVRQYDHEVQAQTVVKPFCGPDRAGPTDGCVVTPVKGSYRACVIGCGLAPRYGLIDPYWMAASAIDEALRNCVALGADVRRIALLDNFCWGSPERPDQLAGLVRAAQACYDIAKGYRVPFISGKDSLYNEFRTKSGNSIPVPPTLLVSALGIVSDARRTVTADFKQAGSCVYVVGETREELGGSEYFRMHQGLGREVPKVEPRSGRRIMTALGRAIRSGLVNACHDIAEGGLGVCLAEMGFAGRVGARVRLRRVPGAGCFRRDDFLLFSESNTRFVCEVRPEARRSFEALLGNVPCSPVGQTTSEPVLSIVGLDGAEVVRLDLDWAMSVWRRSLSKHLQ; encoded by the coding sequence GTGTTTTGGCGCTTAGAAGTTACGCGCCGTGGGCGCGACCCGCAGTCTGGTGCACTCAGTCAGGACCTAAGTTCTGTCGGTCTGCGAAATCTCCCCAAGCTCAGGTTGGTGAGACTGTACTTTCTTGCCGGTGATCTGTCCCAGGAGCAGGTGGAAGAGCTTGCTTCACAAGTGTTCTCTGATCCGGTAAGTGACACTTATCGGGTGACGACGAACGAGGTGGCGGTATGTGACCTTGAAATTCTGTACAATCATGGTGTCATGGACCCGAGCGTAGCTGGCATTCAGCGAGCGATTGCTGATTGTGTGAACAGGACAGGTCAGCAGGGATGTCGGGAATCGAAGCCACCTTCAGGGGTGCAGGTGCGGACCGGACGGGGGTACTACTTCGGGCGGAAACTTTCTGCGGCTGAGTTTTCGCTGGCGCAGCGAGTGCTTTTCAATCCACTCATTGAACATGCATGCCAGCCCGGAGAACAGGTATTCGCTGAGCCAGCCGAGTTTCGATTCACACAACGGGTTGTGGAGTTGCGGGGTAAGTCCGCCGAGGAACTCAATCGTATTTCGAGAGAAGGACTGCTTGCTCTAAGTCTGGAGGAGATGCTCGAACTGCAGCGATACTATGAGGGGCAAGACCGGGACCCAACCGAAGTGGAGCTAGAGACGTTCGCACAGACATGGTCTGAGCACTGTCAGCATAAGACTTTTCGGGGAGAGATTGACTTCAACGGGCATGAACTAAGAAACCTGCTGAAGTCAACGATTTTTCGAGTTACTGAGGAACTTGCTCCAGACTGGTGTTTATCAACGTTCAATGACAATTCGGGCGTGATAGCATTCGACGACAAGTACGGTGTTACCTTCAAGGTTGAGACGCATAATCATCCATCAGCTCTGGAGCCCTACGGGGGTGCGGCAACCGGCGTTGGTGGTGTTATCCGGGATTGCCTTGGTACCGGCTGCGGGGCGAAACCGATACTGCTAACCGACGTCTTCTGCTTTGCACCGGTAACGACGCCGGTCGAGAGCGTTCCTCAAGGTGTGATTCACCCGCGACAGATAATGCGTGGGGTAGTCGCCGGAGTACGCGACTACGGTAACCGGATGGGCATCCCGACTGCTAGCGGGGCGGTGTATTTTCATGAAGGGTTCATCGGCAATCCGCTAGTATTCTGCGGCGCGGTGGGCCTGATTCCTCGTAGGTTGGTCAGGAAGCGGGTGTGTAAAGGACAAGCGATTGTACTGGTGGGTGGTCGGACTGGTAGGGACGGGGTTCACGGCGTGACTTTTGCATCGCTGGAGCTCGGCCAGGATTCTCAGGAGTTCTCGTCTGGTGCAGTGCAGATTGGAAATCCGATCGAAGAGAAGAAAGTGGCTGACCTAATACTTGCGGCCCGAGACGAAGGACTCGTCGAGGCAATAACTGACTGCGGGGGAGGAGGTCTTTCGAGTGCGATCGGCGAACTGACAGCTTCGCTAGGGTGTGAGGTGGAACTAGATCGTGTACCGCTGAAGTATGCAGGATTGAGCCCCGCTGAGATTTGGATTTCTGAGGCCCAGGAGCGGATGGTGATTCTCACGTCTCAGAGAAAGGTAAATCGGCTCCTAGAGCTAGCCCGTGCTCTTGATGTGGAGGCGACGGTTATGGGACACGTGACCAAGACCGGTCGGCTCGTACTGAACTTCCGGGGTTCAAGGGTGGCGGACATTGACATGAAGTTCCTGCACTCCGGGTGGCGCGGAACGAAGCGGGTAGCGCGCTGGAGCAAACCGGAAACGGCGGACCCATTTGTCCGAACCGACCAGGATCTGACGGACGTGCTCGTGAGACTATTGCAGGCTCCGAACATTACGAGTAAGGAATGGGTAGTCAGGCAGTACGACCACGAAGTGCAGGCGCAGACCGTGGTGAAACCATTCTGCGGGCCGGACCGTGCTGGTCCGACCGACGGTTGCGTCGTTACACCGGTCAAGGGCTCATACCGGGCGTGTGTCATCGGCTGCGGGCTCGCTCCCCGATACGGTCTTATTGATCCCTACTGGATGGCGGCTTCAGCGATTGACGAGGCATTGCGTAACTGTGTGGCGCTCGGCGCCGACGTCCGGCGGATTGCCCTCTTGGACAACTTCTGCTGGGGCAGTCCGGAACGACCGGACCAGCTTGCGGGATTGGTTCGCGCCGCCCAGGCTTGCTACGATATTGCCAAAGGGTACCGCGTACCTTTCATCTCTGGTAAGGATTCGTTGTACAATGAATTTCGGACTAAAAGTGGCAATTCAATACCGGTTCCGCCGACTTTACTTGTATCCGCACTGGGCATTGTCTCGGATGCCCGGCGTACTGTCACAGCGGATTTCAAACAAGCTGGTTCCTGTGTGTACGTGGTGGGTGAGACCCGCGAGGAACTCGGCGGCAGCGAGTACTTCCGAATGCACCAGGGATTGGGCAGGGAGGTACCGAAAGTGGAACCTCGCTCGGGGCGCAGGATAATGACAGCGCTTGGCCGAGCGATACGGTCCGGATTGGTGAACGCATGCCACGATATAGCTGAAGGCGGACTTGGGGTTTGTCTCGCTGAAATGGGCTTTGCCGGTCGGGTCGGTGCACGAGTAAGACTGCGCCGGGTGCCGGGAGCAGGGTGTTTCCGCCGAGATGATTTTCTTCTGTTCAGCGAGTCCAATACCAGGTTTGTCTGCGAGGTCCGGCCTGAGGCACGCCGGTCTTTTGAGGCCTTGTTGGGTAACGTGCCCTGCAGTCCAGTGGGACAGACGACTTCTGAGCCAGTACTGAGCATTGTTGGACTCGATGGTGCAGAAGTCGTCAGACTCGACCTAGATTGGGCGATGTCAGTCTGGCGAAGAAGCTTGAGCAAACACCTTCAGTAA